The following is a genomic window from Sedimenticola thiotaurini.
CTGACAAACAGCTGAACCGATAATTCGGACCTATTCAACCGGCAGCGTTCTGGCCCCTGCCGCAGCTTGCCTGTATGCTCTCTACCCCTCTGTGTGGCGATTGCGCAGGGTGGAAACGTTTTTTGCGCCCACGGAATAATGACTCTGCCCACCCAGCCCGATGAAATCTGGTCAGAAGCAGTTACGCTTATGGCTTTGCAGTGCCTGCGGCCCCATGCGGGCTTGGCCGAAACGATACAAAATAATGGATAACCCGATTCAGACGTTTGACAACCCACTCCAGCAACAGGTGGAAGCCCGCACCCAGCAGTTGCTGGCGACCGCCCGGCTACACTTCCAACAGGATCCCGGCCGGGTGGTAATCCGCTTCGACCTCACCGGCAAGGCCGCCGGCATGGCCATGTTCCCCTACCGGGGGACACCGGTAATCCGCTACAACGCACTACTGTTGGCCGAAAACCGGGAGGACTTCCTCACGCGCACCGTACCCCATGAAGTGGCCCACGTGGTCGCCCGCCAACTGTTTGGCAAACGGATCAAACCGCACGGTGCAGAGTGGCGCCAGGTTATGCAACTGTTTGGCGCCGAGGCCTCCCGCTGTCACAACTACGACGTCAGTCGCTCCGTGCGACGCAGGTTGAAACGCTACGCCTATCGTTGTGGTTGTCGCACCCACCAGCTCAGCAGCATTCGGCATAACCGGGTTAAACGGGGTCAGACCTATCACTGCCTGGCCTGCAAACAGCCGCTTATCGCCCTGGAAAAATCAGACCCATCCGACCGCTGATCAGGCAACAGAAACCGGCCAATTCATAAAATGGTAACAATCGGAGACTAGCCTTGCTTCCGCTTCAGACAACAGAGGTGGAATGGCGATGGCGCTACAACTCTCCTTGGAAGAGTATCTCTACAGGACGATCCGCGATCGCACGCTCACCGTACTGTTTCAACCTATAGTCGGCAACCAGAAACGGGCTATTTTTGGCTATGAAGCGCTGATACGCGGCCCCTCCAACACCCCCCTGCACTCCCCGGTAACCCTGTTTGAGACGGCGGCCCGTCAGGGTCGTCTGGTGGAACTGGATGTACTCTGCCGGGAGGTGGCAATCAAGCAGTTTGTCCACCTTAACCTGCCGGGCAAGTTGTTTCTCAACACCAGCCCGGAGTGTCTGTTTCAGCCCAATTTCCGCACCGGTGCGACCCTGGGCATATTGAAACAGGTGGGGCTGTCTCCTGAACGGATGGTGATCGAACTTACCGAACAGTTCCCCACCGAAAACTACCAAGCAGTCCGGGAGGCGAAAAATCACTATAAGTCCATGGGGTTCGAGATCGCCATCGACGACCTGGGAGCCGGTTATGCCGGATTGCGACTCTGGTCGGAGCTGCGTCCGGACTATGTAAAAATTGATCGCCACTTCATACAGGATATCCACGACGACCCGGCCAAGCAGGAGTTTGTACGCTCGATAAAAAACATCGCCCGGGGACTCAACTGCAAGGTGGTCGGCGAAGGGGTGGAGACCGCCGATGAGTTGGATTGCATCTCCAAACTGGGTATCGAATTCATCCAGGGCTACTACTTCGCCCGACCGGCGCCGATACCGGTAACTGAAATTCCCAAAAGCGCATTTCAGGAAACCCGGGAGAACCTGACACAGGGTATCGGCCGCAGCCTGTTCTCCAGGGTTATCGGCGACCTGCTGGTGCCGGTGCCGGGTATCACCGCCACCACCAATATCGAAGAGACGGCGGAGATCTTCCAGCGCGCCCCGCAGCTGGAGAGCCTGCCGGTAGTGGTCGGTCACCACCCCCTGGGGCTGGTACGCCGAACCAGACTGATGAACCTGTTGTTGACACGTTACGGACGGGATCTGCATGGTAAGAAACCGATCATGCAGTTTCTGGATCATGACACCTTGATGCTGGACAGACAGGTGCCGATTGAGCAGGCCAGTTCCCTAGTCAGCGAACAGATGAAACAGCACAAGGAACTCGATTTCATTATCACAGATAACGGCGCCTACGTGGGTACCGGATCAGTCATCGACCTGCTTGAGATCATCACCGAAATGCAGGTGCGCAGTGCCCGTTATGCCAATCCCCTCACCCTGCTGCCGGGCAATGTGCCGATCTACGAGGAGCTGGATCATCTGCTGCGGGAACAGCAGGAGTTCGTGGTCTGTTACTGTGATCTGGACAACTTCAAGCCGTTCAATGACAAGTACGGTTATGAAAAGGGCGATCAGGTAATCCGGGACCTGGCCAATATCCTGCGCGACCACGTTCAGCAGGAGCATGACTTTATCGGCCACATCGGCGGCGATGATTTCATCCTGATCTTCCGCAGCCCGGACTGGCAGAAACGGTGTGAATTGATCCTGGACCATTTCAAACAGACTGCGCCAAAATACTACAGCCGGGAAGATAATGAGCAGCAAGGGATCTGGTCCCAGGACCGCTCCGGCAATTACCGTTTTTTTCCCTTACTCACCCTCTCCATCGGCAGTGTACGTCCGGACCCGTCAGCCTGCAAAAGCCATCACGACGTAGCATCCCTGGCCAGTATCGCCAAGCGCGAAGCGAAACGGCTGCCGGGAAACAGCCTGTTCCTGGAGCGACGCAGACGCCCCAACTGCCAACGCCCCCGGGAAGCGGTTGCCTGAAAGGGAGACCATCCCGTCCCCTGCCATCCGCTCCGCCCCGGCCACCATCGACAGGTTTCAGATACAATTTGTCACAGTTGTTAACGCTTCCGCCGGACAAAACAACCTATACTATTGGGAACAAGGGGTGCATGCTGGTTTCTGCATCTCGACAGGCAGCCGTTTCAAAGGATCATGGCCAGGATTGACATTTACTTCCGTTTCCATCTGTTGGCACTGCTGGCACTGATGACCGTTCTGTCACCGGGCAGAGCCAACGATGGGGAGAACCAGACCAATGTCATCAGGCAATCACTGCAGGAACAGCTCGCTATCGGTGAATCACTGTCGATCCAGCCACAACCGGACTGGAGCCTATTGCGACAGGTATACGCCAATTACGATTACCGGCCGCTTTGGCATACCCCCTTCGGGCAACTGGCTGAAGCGGGCACTGCCCTGAAGCAGTACATCCAGGACGTTGCCGGAGCTGGGCTCGAGCCGGCACTCTACCAGGCGGATAACTTCAGTCATCTGTTGGACAACCAGCCCCAGCAGCTGGCCAGGGAGGATCTGTTACTGACCGATGGATTTCTCAGGCTCGCCCGCCACCTCGCCGAAGGACAACTGGATCCGGCAGCCGTTGATCCACTGTGGAAAATCCCCATGGAGCGGATTGACAGCGCCCGGTTGCTGGATCAAGCGGTGATCGGCCTGAATCCGGTTTCGGTTCTGGAGTCGCTCAATCCACGCAATCACGGCTACCAGGCCCTGCTACGGGCCTTGTCCGACTATCGCCGCATCGCCAGCGAGGGGGGCTGGTCGCCATTGCCAGAAGCCCCCCTGCTACGCCCCGGTGAACAGCACGGACTGGTGCCGTTGTTGCGCCAGCGACTCCGGACCACGGGACATTTTGACGCCCCGTCACCAGCAACCGATGTCCTGACTTACGACCCCGATCTGCAACAGGCCGTGGAGCGTTTTCAGCAGGCTCACGGGCTCAAGCAGGATGGCATCATCGGCCCGCAAACCCGCGCCGCATTGAATGTTTCCGTCGAACAACGTATCGCCCAGATCGAATCCAACCTGGAACGTTGGCGCTGGTTGCCTCAACAGCTTGGTGACCGCTACATCCTGGTTAATATCGGTGGTTATCTGGTACAGCTGGTAGAGCATGATAAGGTCAGGCTGGAGAGCCGTAGCATTATCGGCCGGCCAATGCGCTATACCCCCTCATTCAGTGCGCGCGCCACCCATCTGGTGCTGAACCCTACCTGGACAGTACCCCGCCGTATTGCGGTGGAGGATCTGTTGCCGGCACAGCGCCGGGACTCGGAGTACCTGTTGCGCAAGAACATCCAGATTCAACAGCGCGAGGGAGATCAATGGGTGAGCCAGGATCCGGCCATGATCGACTGGGGAGCATTCAACAGGAACAATTTCCCGTTCCGCCTGCAACAGAGCCCCGGTGACGGCAACAGCCTGGGCCGCATCAAATTCCACATGCCGAACCCCTACGCCATCTATCTCCACGACACCCCGGCCAAGGGTCTGTTCAGCCACCCGGTCCGGGACTTCAGTTCAGGCTGTGTACGGGTGGAGGGGATTCAGGATCTGGCCCGGCAGCTGCTCGTCAGCGAGCCGGAGACGATCAGCCTGTTTAGCGATCGACTGGCATCCCGTCAGAGCAGCTATTTCAAACTCCCGCAGCCGATTGACGTCTACCTGGTCTATTTCACCGCCTGGATTGACCCCGATACAGGTGTCCAGTTCCGTCCCGATATCTATGACCTTGACCGCCCCCTGATGCTGAGCCTGCGGCAGTTATCCCCCTCCCAGGACAAGCAGTTCGCCCACCGCGAAACCGAACCGGTCTCTATCGCCAATTAAGAACAAACCGCGTACTGACCCGTCAACAGCGTGACACAGTGCACAGGGCTGGCAACCCGCCAGCGCTTGCGATAGTATCTCCAGAGTTTTTTGGTTATAAAACAACCAATTCTACACATTTGACTGGGGATTACGGTTGTATGACGGTTAAGCAGAAAGATCACGCATCACGCCAGACACCCACCCTCAGCCGACGCGGTTTCATCACCGGCTGTGCGGCTGCAGCAGCGGCCATGGTTGCGCCCACCGCCTTCGCCAACATCAAACAGTCACCCGAGCGCGTGCTGGCGCTGCATCACCTG
Proteins encoded in this region:
- a CDS encoding GGDEF domain-containing protein, which encodes MALQLSLEEYLYRTIRDRTLTVLFQPIVGNQKRAIFGYEALIRGPSNTPLHSPVTLFETAARQGRLVELDVLCREVAIKQFVHLNLPGKLFLNTSPECLFQPNFRTGATLGILKQVGLSPERMVIELTEQFPTENYQAVREAKNHYKSMGFEIAIDDLGAGYAGLRLWSELRPDYVKIDRHFIQDIHDDPAKQEFVRSIKNIARGLNCKVVGEGVETADELDCISKLGIEFIQGYYFARPAPIPVTEIPKSAFQETRENLTQGIGRSLFSRVIGDLLVPVPGITATTNIEETAEIFQRAPQLESLPVVVGHHPLGLVRRTRLMNLLLTRYGRDLHGKKPIMQFLDHDTLMLDRQVPIEQASSLVSEQMKQHKELDFIITDNGAYVGTGSVIDLLEIITEMQVRSARYANPLTLLPGNVPIYEELDHLLREQQEFVVCYCDLDNFKPFNDKYGYEKGDQVIRDLANILRDHVQQEHDFIGHIGGDDFILIFRSPDWQKRCELILDHFKQTAPKYYSREDNEQQGIWSQDRSGNYRFFPLLTLSIGSVRPDPSACKSHHDVASLASIAKREAKRLPGNSLFLERRRRPNCQRPREAVA
- a CDS encoding SprT-like domain-containing protein, translating into MDNPIQTFDNPLQQQVEARTQQLLATARLHFQQDPGRVVIRFDLTGKAAGMAMFPYRGTPVIRYNALLLAENREDFLTRTVPHEVAHVVARQLFGKRIKPHGAEWRQVMQLFGAEASRCHNYDVSRSVRRRLKRYAYRCGCRTHQLSSIRHNRVKRGQTYHCLACKQPLIALEKSDPSDR
- a CDS encoding L,D-transpeptidase family protein — encoded protein: MARIDIYFRFHLLALLALMTVLSPGRANDGENQTNVIRQSLQEQLAIGESLSIQPQPDWSLLRQVYANYDYRPLWHTPFGQLAEAGTALKQYIQDVAGAGLEPALYQADNFSHLLDNQPQQLAREDLLLTDGFLRLARHLAEGQLDPAAVDPLWKIPMERIDSARLLDQAVIGLNPVSVLESLNPRNHGYQALLRALSDYRRIASEGGWSPLPEAPLLRPGEQHGLVPLLRQRLRTTGHFDAPSPATDVLTYDPDLQQAVERFQQAHGLKQDGIIGPQTRAALNVSVEQRIAQIESNLERWRWLPQQLGDRYILVNIGGYLVQLVEHDKVRLESRSIIGRPMRYTPSFSARATHLVLNPTWTVPRRIAVEDLLPAQRRDSEYLLRKNIQIQQREGDQWVSQDPAMIDWGAFNRNNFPFRLQQSPGDGNSLGRIKFHMPNPYAIYLHDTPAKGLFSHPVRDFSSGCVRVEGIQDLARQLLVSEPETISLFSDRLASRQSSYFKLPQPIDVYLVYFTAWIDPDTGVQFRPDIYDLDRPLMLSLRQLSPSQDKQFAHRETEPVSIAN